A single genomic interval of Malania oleifera isolate guangnan ecotype guangnan chromosome 13, ASM2987363v1, whole genome shotgun sequence harbors:
- the LOC131146132 gene encoding protein PAL OF QUIRKY translates to MVAIEESKKDSGTIKFLYSYGGQIRPRSTDGKLRYVGGHTRVLNVGRSISFAELLVKLGELCGSSVSLRCKLPTEDLDTLVSVTSDEDLANLIEEYDRAAASSSSGVPLKIIAILSPPKSLKVVSPPASAASVFDHRPLKAPPSYPLAKQTCSPPVGFPIAIQNQNGAVGVPHHPPFARGSPYLGSPYFWPYWNRMQL, encoded by the exons ATGGTTGCAATTGAAGAATCGAAGAAGGATAGCGGCACAATCAAGTTCCTATACAGCTATGGCGGCCAGATCCGGCCTCGCTCCACCGACGGCAAGCTCCGTTACGTCGGCGGGCACACCAGAGTCCTTAATGTCGGCCGCTCTATCTCCTTTGCAG AGCTGTTGGTGAAGCTGGGGGAGTTGTGCGGATCCTCGGTGAGTTTGAGGTGTAAGCTGCCGACGGAAGATCTCGACACTTTGGTCTCCGTCACGTCCGACGAAGACCTCGCGAATCTCATCGAGGAATATGATCgcgctgctgcttcttcttcttcagggGTTCCTCTCAAGATCATAGCCATTCTTTCGCCGCCCAAATCTCTCAAAGTAGTCTCTCCTCCCGCGTCGGCCGCCTCCGTTTTCGATCACCGCCCACTCAAGGCGCCGCCGTCGTACCCGTTAGCCAAGCAGACCTGCTCGCCGCCTGTCGGGTTTCCCATCGCCATTCAGAACCAGAACGGCGCCGTCGGCGTCCCTCACCATCCTCCCTTTGCGCGAGGAAGCCCCTACCTCGGCTCCCCCTATTTTTGGCCCTACTGGAACCGGATGCAACTATAA